The sequence below is a genomic window from Penaeus monodon isolate SGIC_2016 chromosome 14, NSTDA_Pmon_1, whole genome shotgun sequence.
ATAGGCACCGAGAAGCCGACAGTGCGCGCGCGATTCCTGGCTCAGCATGCTGCGGAGGTGCCACTTCGATGATTTATTAACCAAGTTGTACATTCATGCCACCAGACTGCTTCTTACCgactttttattattgataccaaGGACAATGATGACAACATTACCAGATATGAGTGAttaaggagatagagatagagaatgagatagagggacacatttttttttctcctaagtcGATACACACGAGTTTGAGGTGCCGGCTGATGACTGTACCACGTGGCGCTAACCATGCCATGCTTGGCTCCCTGAAAGACAGAGCGGCTGGCAGGGAGAAATTTCCCAAACCAGGTAGAACTGCAGGCTCGGGATGCAAGAAAGACAATTTGCAACGAGACTTttatgaatttctctctctctttaacccctttcaccccctccacctcccccccttcgccccgcTCTTCCCCTCCGACATTTCCGCGTAATGTTAGCGgcgaccttccctcctccccgccccctcaccTCCCCGCCACCTCTGGGAGTCGAGCggggttttcctcttcccctctcccgccctcttcccctctcacgcCCTCTTCTCCAGGCCCGCCCTCACTTTCAGCCGGCGTGCAAAACCCGTTTGCGAATTTGCATATTAGATTCTATATAAACCAGCTCGGTGATAACCCCTATACCGAAcacgatttttttccccctcactctttcttAACAGCGACGGTGTATGCCCGATCCTCATATCTAGCTGATGCCACATCCTCTCAAACGCGAAAAAGCTGACGAGGCGAATTAACATTGTCGCTAGGGAACCGCCTCACTCCGCCTTGACGCTGCGATCACGTCATGTCATGGACGCTGATGGACTGGCATAGGGGCTGGAGGAAGGACTCAATCATCTGCGAAGCTCTCCTCATCATCAGCCATCTGCGCCGGGTCTTCGTggctcggtgggggggggggcagatggagatatacgtatatatagggtaacgtgtgtgtgtgtgtgtgtgtgtgtgtgtgtgtgtgtgtgtgtgtgtgtgtgtgtgtgtgtgtgtgtgtgtgtgtgtgtgtgtgtgtgtgtgtgtgtgtgttgtgtgtttcttttgtctctctctctctctctctctctctctctctctctctctctctctctctctctctctctctctctctctctctctctctctctcctccctccctgcctccctctctccccctccctccctccctctctccatctcttcctccctctctctctctcctctctcatacccattcttcctttctctctctcctcgcctctcattCCTACCACACTGGAGTTGCCCAGTAACTATCCCTTCCTGTACCTACCTGTCTCCTGTCGACACATAGCGGCCTAATCCTGTAGGaatgttcttgtgtgtgttggATCCGATTAGCTAACAATGGATAGGACTAGCGAGAGTGGGAACGAGGAGGAaggcaaaagaggagagaggaaaaaaggatgataaggagagaaaaggggagaagaaaaatgggtgatagtgagaggagaaaaggagagaagagattaaTGAGAGACGAGGGGAGTAGGGATTGGtaaagagaaaacggaagaatagagaatgatatagagaattagagctaaatagaaaaaaatgagatagatatacacagggaaagaaaaagagaaaaagaaaatccaaagcgAAGATGGAGAGATGGAATAATCTCGAAACGGAaacgaatgagaaagagaggagaagcgaatGGAATGTTTGTGACtcaaaagaaaacatataaatgCTTCCGAATTACGAacgaggtctctctctctctctctctctctctctctctctctctctctctctctctctctctctctctctctctctttttattaactTCTGTTTCCCACCAGTCTTCTTACTCCCCTGGCAGCCAGGCAGTAACAATGAGACAAACAAATGGAAAATCGATAAATGGTCTTGCCACACACTAGGTTTAAAACCCACTGGTTGGCATAAACACGCATACGTGCAGACTGTATGTAATCACATACACTCTCACGCACGCAtgcaagcgcgcacacacacacgcaagcgcgcacacacacacacacacacacacacacacacacacacacacacacacacacacacacacacacacacacacacacgcacacatacacacatacacactcacacacacattttacatcacacacacattcacaagcaCGCAGGCGCTCACGCTCACGCCCTCCAGATGCAAGCCGCCCATCTACTTTTAGCTCGTCCACGTCATCAGTGAGGGGCTTCTTTTTATCTtagtcccccccaccctttcccctctcttgctACTCACACCCTTCCTCGTTTATTTAAGAACCCATTTACCATTAACTCAAAAGCTCAATTTGGTTCAAGTTGTTATCTTCAAGCCTTCGTTTGTATGATGTTAAAGCTCTAAGTTGTTGCAAAAAGGGAGGGtgtggagaaagggaggcaggggagaggagaatgggggaaaaagggaaggtgaGGGTCAAATGGTGCAACTGCAATGGGTGACGACGCCATCCTGCTCGTGTATGGGGCGCCAAGACTAATCAATACCCCCCTCCAGCCGTTGGTCTTGCCTGGTCATGGTTACCTCCTCGTAGGTTAGCGAGGTCGGTGGCTGTTAAGCCTGTATCATTCATGCTTTCTGTCTGCTTTCCGGTCCAATGGCCTCGTAATTAATTTTCTATTTGTGTCTTTCTCGTCTTATGGGTGTCCCTTCTGTAGATATTTAAAAATTCGTTGAGACCTTGTCCCCgcctatttttcattataatattcccttttcttcttttatatattcatctctttGATAATCTTTGATGCAAATCAGTTACGAAATCtgtcaaaaaaaacaataacgctcttctcccgtttcccctttctcGCACTCTTGAAGTTAACGAATGGGGAGCACGCTGTCTAATCGATTATCGAACCCGTATTACCCTTGGCCCACATGCTAGCTAGAAGTATGGCTGCCCATCAACGGCACGCAACAGCCCAGACGAAAGAAAAAGTGGCATAGCGATTCATTCTACAAAAGTAATGGGACACTAAAGAGATTGTTGCACTGCCAAACTGTTGCTCAGTTGCGCCGCCTTTCCGTGACCGTGAACATGCAAAACCAGTGCATATCTGTCTTGCAAATTATTGCTGAactgatatacacacataagcaaaGAAACACGATACCAATAACCTATCGTCTATCAGAGTGAATTTTACTGCTGTATGCTTAACGACTTGTAAAGAATGACCATTTACAGTTTTAGCAGTTGACAATCAAACCGGTTCACAGATGGTGTGTACTCATCAGCTGGCAGGAAAGATGGCCAGTCACCGTGCCAAGAGGAACGTAGGCTCATCAGACCTGACCGTGACCTATATTTTCTTATGGAGACCTACTTCTCGTTTATCCTCTTAAATAAGTTGTCGAGACTATAGATTGTCACTGAGGAAAACCACGAGAGAAAAAGTCAATCGTGGATGATATCAAGGagatttttatttgaaattagTTTATTGTtcgttcgttcttcttcttcttctttttcttcttctcattattattattattattattattactattattattattattattattattaattttcatttttacaaaaatattgtcactttaaatacatatactaacatGTTTTCTTCCTCGTGCAGGTGCCTTCCTCATTCCTTATATGGTTTGTGCGCTTATTGGCGGAATGCCCATGTTTTTCCTGGAGGTGGGCATTGGGCAGTTCATGAGTGAAGGAGGAATATCGGTATGGAAGATGTCGCCGCTTTTCCAAGGTACGTGTGAACTGGCTTTTCCTGGTAAATGAATAATCTCCCTATGTATAATTTCACGACTGTTCTATTCTTCCgattcttcctttttcatctttcatcttgTTTACTTGTGAATGTATTtattgatttgcttttttttttttgttacaggtATCGGTTACGCTGCAATCGTGGTATGTAACTGGCTCAACGTTTATTATATCGTGATTATATCCTGGGCGTTCTATTACTTCATCTACTCCTTCCAAGCTGAACTACCGTGGGCCTCTTGTGGAAACTGGTGAGAAAACGTTCCTTGGTcatctttatctgtttatattgTCTCCTAcatttattatcctttattacaaTTCACCGCGAGATACATTACTAAGAGAAAGTGATCGAAAGTAAATCAACGAAACTGTCTTTCCAGTCCTAAGCTCTACCGCTTATAATTTTGCTTGTATGTAGACGCATTGCATGCGGAGTCTTCCCACCTGTAACTTTTTTCAGTTTTGATTCTGGTCCTTGcacacttttaaaaataaaagtcataTTATAAAGCGACTCCTTTCTCTAACCAGGTGGAACACTGACTGTTGCGTGTCTGCTGGTAACCACACCGTCATCGAAGAGATCAAGGCCCTGAACAAGACGCCAAGGGATTCAGTAGTCGAGTTTTGGGAGTAAGTGTCTCGTTGCGGCTTGAGTTGGGTGGCTCATTAATGATTATATGTTCTgggaaattattaattatttcaagaACTTGGAATATTACGCGGTAGAAATGTTATTTTTAagcatttgttttgtgtttagttTGTTTGTTATCGATCTAAtatgtgtttttaatttgtaGTTTAGAATAtttgggatctctctctctctctctctctctctctctctctctctctctctctctctctctctctctctctctctctctctctctctctctctctctgtcatgtctgtctctttctcagactatcaaggaaaaaaacatttaaaaataacttatatatatagatatcgacaAGTAAAACCACAAACTAATACAGAGAatgcaacagagaaaaaaaaactgaccgtATTTGCCTGTTGCAGCCGCCGCGTCCTCCAGATCACCGACGGCGTGGACGAAATGGGCAGCATGGTCTGGCCTCTCTTCGGAACGCTCCTCTTCGCCTGGGTCCTCACCTATTTCGCCATCTGGAAGGGAGTGAAAGTTACGGGCAAGATCATGTATTTCACAGGTAGGTTACAAATCGAATGCTCCGGTGGTAACCCGAATAAATAACATAATCACATCCGTCACagccaatttttttctctctcctccctgatTGCTATACTTGGCATATTTGAAATAGCTGCCATTTAACGGAAACAGACATGACTACCCCCCCCTCGGGACAAAGAGCGAGCTGGGACGTTCTGTATTAACGAGCATTCTGTTCCAGAGGTgatttgatatgatgatgatgcaggACTAACAAGACCTCTTTACAGCCACTTTCCCGTATGTGATGCTAACGGCACTTCTAGTTCGCGGAGCAACGCTGCCAGGTGCTTCTGAGGGTATCCGATTCTACCTCGAGCCTAAATGGGAGAAAGTCCTCGAATATCAGGTAATAATCAGTGTTTTCAGGACCAAAGGCAGGGCATTCGGTCGCGGCAGTGGGGCGGTCTCGTCTGCAGTGTTACACCAACGGTAAACAAGAAAAACAGGTAAAACTTATGGTTAATGGATCGATTACCAGTCTCCTCCCCAACACCTCTTTCTGTCAGATGTTTCGTTACTCATTTATATTCTCAAATTTATTGTATGTGATGTTTGTGTATAGTATTTTAGATTATTGGCTGGGACATCGTTGCAAAACGCTCAGCTACAGACCAGACCCAGTCCTTCTGATATTGCCACGAACTATGATGGGGGAAAGTGGCTGTGTCTTTTAAGATTGCTTGTTGATTCAGGTCTTCCTATTAGCCCTGGTCGAcggggggagaatgagaagaaagttgTCCGGCATGACGATATTTGTGTCTCAGATCTgtcagtatatatgtttatatatacacatatttattatactgTCGTGCTGCTGACTGGAAAAAGAGCGGTTCCTGAGCTTGAAGTTCATATTCCTGGCTATGCACTGACATTTCCGGGCACAAGTCTGCTATATTGTAGAGCAGTTCACGAGCACATGTCTCTCTTGGAACTAATGAGAGACTTTGGCACCTAGTCCTTATCTGCGACCTGACGTGTCTCTAAAAATGGATGAAAACTGTTTACTTCCACAAGAGAAATGACTCTGGTGACGTAGAAATCAGAACAGCAGCGTGACCTGCTCTCGAGAGATAAAGCAGGGAGATGCTTGAAGCTTGTCAGTCCAAAATGAAGCACAGACACGTTGCTAGACATACTGTTGTAAGtactaataatgaatatatagtcTTACAATCAGGTTAACTTAAATGCAGTCAATAATTCTTCCTCAGGAAGAGTATTTGCTTCAGTAAGTTGTCTGTCTCGACTAATATTGTTTAACATATAGAATAAAGTCTGTACTTCTATTTGTTCTACAAGCTTTagcatcttcctccctctcacatcAATGTGGGCCACAAAAGTAAAGTCCCTCGCAGTTAAACGTCTGCAGTGGAACACTTTTTGAGAATTTTTGATGAAaagaagttttattttattttattttttgttgaccattatttgtttttgtttttttattatatttttataagtgcCCTCAGTTTTATTATGAAGAAAACTGGACACAGTCAAAGATGGTAACAGTTGAGGACtagttgtcaaaaaaaaaaaaaaaaaaaaaaaatgtggagttCCTCTACATCACCGTGACTGCTCTAATGATAGACCAACCCCGGCCAAGTATGAAGCCCTACATTGTTTACCATCTTGGTCTTTTGTATAGAAACTCAAAATGGGACATTGAAATATGTCATACTTGAAACACTGGTCATATGGCATGTGGATGATGTGCTCCACAGGTCGCTAAGCCAGGTTACAGGTCGGTCAtcagtctcctcttcctctcacaggTGTGGAACGACGCGGGTACCCAGGTCTTCTACTCGTACGCGGTGGCTCTTGGTGGCATGATCGCTCTGGGGTCCTACAACAAGTTCAACAACAACTTCATCAAGCAGTGCACCTTCCTCTGTCTGTGTAACTCTATGACTTCGCTCTTTGCTGGATTTGGCATCTTCAGCGTTCTTGGCTTTATGAGTTACCAGCTCGAGCTCCCCATGGAAGAAGTAGCCGAGGCAGGTCAGTAATACTCTCATGGTTGTTAACATATTGGTCAGTTACCATTTATAGTTTCTATAGTAAAAATGTTATGAATCTATTTTTTTAACAATCTTTGCAAAGACGAAAGACTATTGCATcaatagagacaaagagaaatggCTATTGCATTgacatagacaaaaacaaacaatgaaaaaaaaaataaatactaaaatatatgtaGGCAAAGCTAAAAATTAAAATCCCATTCCAGGACCTGGATTGGCCTTCATTGCTTACCCTAAAGCAATGGCCTCCATGCCTTTGGCTCCCCTCTGGTCTGCCCTCTTCTTCTGCATGATTCTCATGGTCGGATTGGACTCGCAGTTTGTGCAGGTGGGTGTCTTTATTTCCACACTTCAAGTATGTTCAAATGAACCTGCATATTTATAAAGGATCAAATGAACTTAATCCAAAAGATTTTAGGAAGTCTGCTCAATAACCAAAACCAAGATAGGATGCTGAGCGAAACTTACACAACAGCTGCACAAGGTTATCTGCAAGTAAGAGGCAAACACataagtatgaatgaaaataagcAAAATTGCCTCCTACCCGCAGGTCGAATCTGTTGTGACTGCCATTGTTGACTTGTTCCCCGACTACCTTCGTGTTGGCCGCCGACGTGAAGCTCTTGTGTTCGGTGTGTGCAGCTTTGATTTCCTTCTTGGCTGCACTATGGTTATGCAGGTAAGAatcttgtttattatttcttcagTAGGATCCATGATGACTTGTTAATGTGATGTGAAATTTTACTACAGATTATTATGAATTCGACTTAACCACTGGTATATTTTGTACTTATgcagttattctttttttttctatcagggCGGCATGTATGTGTTCCAAATCTTCGACACCTTCTCAGCCAGTGGTATCATTCTCCTGACCATCTGTTTTTGTGAGAGCATGGTCATCGCTTGGGTTTATGGTGCCAAGAGATTCTACGACAACATGGCAATGATGCTTGGCTATACCGTTAATCCCCTTCTTATGATCTGCTGGAAATTCCTCACTCCAATTCTCACTCTTGTaagttaatatttgtttttataagttctttttacttttcagtCTGTAttgaacatttttattttctggcaGTGACTTAGAAATGCTCTAAATAATCTCATATTTCTCTTTTAAGGCCATGGTGATCTTTGCCATCGTGTTCCATACGCCTCTGACATACAACAAGACTTATGTGTACCCTGCCTGGGCTCAAGGATGTGGCTGGATCCTCTGCTTCTGTTCTCTCATCTGGATCCCTGGTTACCTCATCTACAAATTCTTCCAGTACCCAGGAACCTTCAGGGAGGTGAGTGTGGAAGATATCATACATTAGCAGTCTTATATCAATGCGCTCTTCTTTCACATCTAAAGTGAATTCAGATCTGTTAACTAGATTGCGCTTCCTTTCAAAAAATGCATATTTGTGCAAGATGGAAGTAACCCTTTTCACCCATTGCAGAAATGGATTGCGTCAACCCGCCCGATTCTCAAGGCACACCACCTGAGGGCCGAAGACTGGGAGGACAATCCTCACATCGAGTACAAAAAGACAATGACAATGGATCCCCTCACCGAGAACGCATAAATCGTCCCTATTCCAAAGGAGTCAGTCGAAAGGGGTGAAGTTGGTATTCCTGTGTCTGACGGCAGCATCCTGTGGTAAATCCAGATTGTATTTTGGGGTTAGGATGAACGGTCAACGGGACACGTTTGTTGATGGAATGAATTGGAGACTTCGCAACAAGTACAGAGATTTTTTAACATCAAGAAAGAATGTGGACTGAAAATGCCATTGATTCTTGATTTTAGTCAAGAGCAGCCATATGACTAAAGGCGTTTCTGAATGGCAGTTCATGGCAGATAATTCTGCTGTTTAGACTTATACGCATACAATAGATGTTGTGTAATGGAGACAGTATGCTGTACTCCAAGACCCATGTTTATATAACGACTTCGGCATTCGAGGAACGTTTTTTGCTCACTGCAGTGTTATGACATAGTGTCTAATACATTAATAGAAGAGGAACAAGcagaaatctatataatatatgcgtaaaTCGCATCTTGTAGGTAATGCAAAATATCTGTCAAAAAAAATCCtgcaatctttatttttttcttggttggttTCGTAGTGTCAGAATTAAGTTATATTTGGGTCTTGCCTACAAGAATGCTTTgttcatacagaaaaaaaacacagttagTGTTTGAAACCGTTGTTGCGTGCAGCATTTCACCCTTGCCGCCTCAATTATAGTTCGGAATgttagaaaaataagtaaatacaaatagatatttGATTTAAAATTCAGCACCAAGATTAGAAGATAGTCTTTCAAGATCAAACCAACGAGGCTGAAATactagaagaaagaaaacaaagaagatggataggaagaataaaagacacgaaaaaaaaactcaaaaactcgAGTAACAGTTACATTGATGACAtaccttttaaattttgaatagGGTCTCCACTGCTTGAATAAGCCTACAGTTAAGAACTCATGGTAGGCTAAAAGCGGCTAACGTTGTCGTTTTTTCTTTGCCTTCATGGATCTGTTGTAATCATCATTGTTTATCTACGCATATTCTCATCGTCAGGACTCATCGATTCATCCTCTTGTTGTCTATTTTCGTAGATGTCATTGTGAATCATTATAACAggcatacataataacataccaTTAGTATAGGCATAGGTGTAAGTAGTGAATAGGATAAATCTGTGATGCTCGACGCCTGCTTCAAGTACAGGCTGGAAGAATGTAAGGAGGGAAATTTTTATCACAATATTAGTTATAGTTTGAAGAAATTATTTACTGTCTTGCGGTGTCTGTAGATCTATTCAATGAAAAATCATCAAGGAAAATATCTCATATTAGTATCGGTTTAGCATTTAAGAAAAGTGACCTAGAAATTGTCGACATTCTAGTTTTTAATAGGACATTGAATTCATTTCTCGACGCACTAAAACTTGTGACGTAGCGAAATTAGAATTGAGCTGAAAAGGACACGAAATTTTATGTTCTCTAGATTTAACATTAGTGAGatcttagacaaaaaaaaaaatttacgactTACAAACTCGGCCACCGAAGACAAattcttttcattacttttatcattattttattttcacattttattcTGTAAAAAGTGAAGGCATAAGCATAAACCAGTTTTTACTGCCTTTGTTTTCATGTACAAatctatacgtgtatatgtaagtaGATAACTACTAATGACTTGCTTTATAGGAAAATAATGAATTTGATTATACtccttttgtatttaaaaatgataaaaaaaatcccgaTTCCTTTGGTTTTTGGGATTCGAGAATCTTTGTTGATCTTGTAAAAGGAATCATTCATTTTCTCATCGACGCAGCCACAGCACCACAGGGTCTACGAGCTCATTTTGAACCTCCTGACGGGCAGTTGGGTGCGTTCAACAAGGGCTAAGGTTTTTTTTAGCATTCCATTGTCTCGCTTCAGCCATTCACATCCAgtagatatttttgttttctgttttctttttttttttcttttttaatgccgTCATTTTCAGAGCCATGTACATTCACTTTATGTATTTCTTTCATATCCATGTTGATTGTTCAGCTCATGCACAACACATTTCATCGGGGAGAAACCATGTTATCGATTTGCTATTGTCTTCCATTTCTTTGCGAAAATGgagtttagttttcctttttttcttcttgatttaaggataatttttatatatctctcagTCTGAATGAGATAGttgctatttttctctttctttggtcTCTCtccattgtttttagtatttaccAAATTCTTGCCAAGATATGAGGGCATTCAAAAATTGTACTGAGGTCAGCAAGCGAATAATTAGCTGTTGTATTACTGTTAAAACACCGTTGTTAATTTGCTCATGGAGACTGCGAAGACTTGCTGTAGCCGAGATCACAAATCTAGGGGCCGAAAACCCGTCTTTCGTTTGAGGTGATCAGCAAGTCTCTCTAAAAATAGCAACCTCATCTGCCTGTTCTTGGCATAAGTTCTGTGAACTATATTTAGTATTAGAGCCTAGAACCAATTACTTTATTTAtaattggattatatatatatacctaaacaaACGTATTGCCAGATGAACTGGCGCTGCTCAATGCTGAAATAGGTAAGTTGGGGGTAATAGCGCTCATTCTTTGAGGAAATTTTGAGTCAAGAGAAACAGTCAGTTAACTACAATTAAACAGAATTTGCgttaaacaaaacccccaacttaatctaaattattttattgtgttttgttaatCGAGTGGCTGCACCAGTAACCAGTGGAACTTGCCATAAAGCAATGAAATGTGAAATTAAGCATTTGGAAAACAACCTACCGAGGCCAGTgtcattatttagttttattttaaattgtggTAGAAATCCACTCATCTCACTGATCAGGATGTTTACGGTTTGTACTTTACAATAGATTTATccggcattatatatatatatatatatatatatatatatatatatatatatatatatatatatatatataagaattactcATGGGCAAAATAACAATCTTCGCGGAAAAGTTCAGTCATGTAAAATAGCTCTCTGTTTTACCTATTGGGGATTTGAAGGTTGGAGTTTAACATG
It includes:
- the LOC119581058 gene encoding sodium- and chloride-dependent GABA transporter 2-like, with product MADEIKVKGDKKEREQWGSKFDFLLSVIGFCVGLGNVWRFPYLCYKNGGGAFLIPYMVCALIGGMPMFFLEVGIGQFMSEGGISVWKMSPLFQGIGYAAIVVCNWLNVYYIVIISWAFYYFIYSFQAELPWASCGNWWNTDCCVSAGNHTVIEEIKALNKTPRDSVVEFWDRRVLQITDGVDEMGSMVWPLFGTLLFAWVLTYFAIWKGVKVTGKIMYFTATFPYVMLTALLVRGATLPGASEGIRFYLEPKWEKVLEYQVWNDAGTQVFYSYAVALGGMIALGSYNKFNNNFIKQCTFLCLCNSMTSLFAGFGIFSVLGFMSYQLELPMEEVAEAGPGLAFIAYPKAMASMPLAPLWSALFFCMILMVGLDSQFVQVESVVTAIVDLFPDYLRVGRRREALVFGVCSFDFLLGCTMVMQGGMYVFQIFDTFSASGIILLTICFCESMVIAWVYGAKRFYDNMAMMLGYTVNPLLMICWKFLTPILTLAMVIFAIVFHTPLTYNKTYVYPAWAQGCGWILCFCSLIWIPGYLIYKFFQYPGTFREKWIASTRPILKAHHLRAEDWEDNPHIEYKKTMTMDPLTENA